A single region of the Malaclemys terrapin pileata isolate rMalTer1 chromosome 4, rMalTer1.hap1, whole genome shotgun sequence genome encodes:
- the BDNF gene encoding brain-derived neurotrophic factor isoform X1, protein MFHQVRRVMTILFLTMVISYFSCMKAAPMKEASVRGLGSLAYPGLRTHGTLESLSGPNTGSRGLTSLADTFEHVIEELLDEEQDVQPSEENKDADLYTSRVMLSSQVPLEPPLLFLLEEYKNYLDAANMSMRVRRHSDPARRGELSVCDSTSEWVTAAEKKTAVDMSGATVTVLEKVPVPKGQLKQYFYETKCNPKGYTKEGCRGIDKRHWNSQCRTTQSYVRALTMDNKKRVGWRFIRIDTSCVCTLTIKRGR, encoded by the coding sequence TTCCACCAAGTAAGAAGAGTGATGACCATCCTTTTCCTTACTATGGTTATTTCATACTTCAGTTGCATGAAAGCTGCCCCTATGAAAGAAGCAAGTGTCAGAGGACTAGGCAGCTTGGCTTACCCAGGTCTTCGGACCCATGGGACTCTGGAGAGCCTAAGTGGGCCCAACACTGGTTCAAGAGGACTGACCTCATTGGCAGATACTTTTGAACATGTCATAGAGGAGCTTCTAGATGAGGAACAGGACGTCCAGCCCAGTGAGGAAAACAAGGATGCCGACTTGTACACATCTCGGGTTATGCTAAGCAGTCAAGTGCCTTTGGAGCCCCCATTGCTCTTTCTGCTTGAGGAGTACAAAAATTACTTGGATGCTGCAAATATGTCCATGAGGGTCCGGCGCCACTCTGACCCTGCTCGCCGTGGGGAGCTAAGCGTGTGTGACAGTACTAGTGAGTGGGtaacagcagcagagaaaaagaCTGCAGTGGACATGTCTGGTGCAACGGTTACGGTCCTGGAAAAAGTCCCAGTACCCAAAGGCCAACTGAAGCAATACTTCTATGAGACCAAATGCAATCCCAAAGGTTACACAAAAGAGGGTTGCAGGGGCATAGACAAGAGGCACTGGAATTCCCAGTGCCGAACTACCCAGTCTTATGTGCGAGCTCTCACCATGGATAACAAAAAGAGAGTTGGCTGGCGGTTTATAAGAATAGACACTTCCTGTGTATGTACATTGACCATTAAAAGGGGAAGATAG
- the BDNF gene encoding brain-derived neurotrophic factor isoform X2, producing the protein MTILFLTMVISYFSCMKAAPMKEASVRGLGSLAYPGLRTHGTLESLSGPNTGSRGLTSLADTFEHVIEELLDEEQDVQPSEENKDADLYTSRVMLSSQVPLEPPLLFLLEEYKNYLDAANMSMRVRRHSDPARRGELSVCDSTSEWVTAAEKKTAVDMSGATVTVLEKVPVPKGQLKQYFYETKCNPKGYTKEGCRGIDKRHWNSQCRTTQSYVRALTMDNKKRVGWRFIRIDTSCVCTLTIKRGR; encoded by the coding sequence ATGACCATCCTTTTCCTTACTATGGTTATTTCATACTTCAGTTGCATGAAAGCTGCCCCTATGAAAGAAGCAAGTGTCAGAGGACTAGGCAGCTTGGCTTACCCAGGTCTTCGGACCCATGGGACTCTGGAGAGCCTAAGTGGGCCCAACACTGGTTCAAGAGGACTGACCTCATTGGCAGATACTTTTGAACATGTCATAGAGGAGCTTCTAGATGAGGAACAGGACGTCCAGCCCAGTGAGGAAAACAAGGATGCCGACTTGTACACATCTCGGGTTATGCTAAGCAGTCAAGTGCCTTTGGAGCCCCCATTGCTCTTTCTGCTTGAGGAGTACAAAAATTACTTGGATGCTGCAAATATGTCCATGAGGGTCCGGCGCCACTCTGACCCTGCTCGCCGTGGGGAGCTAAGCGTGTGTGACAGTACTAGTGAGTGGGtaacagcagcagagaaaaagaCTGCAGTGGACATGTCTGGTGCAACGGTTACGGTCCTGGAAAAAGTCCCAGTACCCAAAGGCCAACTGAAGCAATACTTCTATGAGACCAAATGCAATCCCAAAGGTTACACAAAAGAGGGTTGCAGGGGCATAGACAAGAGGCACTGGAATTCCCAGTGCCGAACTACCCAGTCTTATGTGCGAGCTCTCACCATGGATAACAAAAAGAGAGTTGGCTGGCGGTTTATAAGAATAGACACTTCCTGTGTATGTACATTGACCATTAAAAGGGGAAGATAG